Below is a genomic region from Bacillota bacterium.
AATCGAGGCTGCTATCAATGTTAACAAAGAGGGCATGAATATCGTTCCTGAGATCATGATCCCGCTGGTTGGTTCTGTTAAAGAGCTCAAATATGTCAAAGACGTTGTCACCGCAACTGCTGACGCTGTAATAAAAGAAGCAGGCGTTGACATGAAATATATGGTCGGCACAATGATCGAGATCCCGCGTGCCGCAGTTACAGCTGATGAGATCGCGACAGAGGCTGAGTTCTTCTCATTCGGCACAAACGATTTAACGCAGATGACATTCGGCTTCAGCCGTGATGATGCCGGAAAGTTCTTAAACGATTACTATGACAAGAAGATATTCGAGTCTGATCCGTTTGCTAAATTGGATCAGGACGGTGTCGGCAAGCTTGTCAAGATGGCTGCCGAGCTTGGTAAGAAAACAAGACCGAATATCAAGATGGGTATATGCGGCGAACATGGCGGCGACCCGTCATCTATCGAGTTCTGCCATAACACCGGTCTTAATTATGTATCCTGCTCACCGTTCAGAGTTCCGATTGCGCGTCTTGCGGCGGCACATGCTCAGGTAAAGAATCCAAGAAAGTAAGCAATAAGCGTTACACCATAGCATTTGAATGTAATATACAGGATATAACAGGGTATTGTACGAATGGTACAATACCCTGTTTTTTATATATCTAAAACCAGCAATTTAGCTTAGCTGGCGTTTTGAATTTGTATTTAGAAGAAATTGGGGCTTATTATATACATATATTGTATTTTGGTTTATAATTTGTGTTAATAGAAAATATCTTGACCATAAAGTCAAAATGTATAATTCAAACATATTAGAAGTAATAAAAAGAATACAAGCCCAAGGAGTAAATTGCTATGAAGAGACGCATTATTGCCGTTTTACTAATTTCTGCTATAATTATGGCACTCTCGGGAAACATAGTTGCTGCTTCGACCTTGAATGACGATTATGCATATGTTTTAAATGCGTTGGGGATGTTTAAGGGGAGCGGTAACGGTTATGAATTGGAACAGCCTTGTGATAGACTGATGGGCGCAGTATTACTTGTCAGATTTCTTGGACAAGAGAAAGAAGCACTTAATGAGGAACGACATCAGCCATTTTCCGATGTCGTTGGTACATACGCAGATAAGTATATTACCTATCTAAACTCACAGGGATTGATACAAGGTGTTTCTAAAGCAGAGTATGGAACTGGCATCATGACAGCAGACCAGTTTGCAACCTTAATGCTCAGAGCGCTGGGGTACAAGGACAATATCGACTTTAAGTGGGACGCTTCATTAAAAAAACTAAGTGCTTTGGGGGCGATAACCTCTGACGAATCGGCGAATTTGGAAAACAAAGAATTCCTGAGGAATGATGCGGTTTTTTTGTGTTATAAGACGTTATTTGCAAAATTGAAGGACGGTTCAAATTCATTAGTCAATAAATTGCTGTATCAGGACGTTTTTACAAC
It encodes:
- a CDS encoding putative PEP-binding protein, producing IEAAINVNKEGMNIVPEIMIPLVGSVKELKYVKDVVTATADAVIKEAGVDMKYMVGTMIEIPRAAVTADEIATEAEFFSFGTNDLTQMTFGFSRDDAGKFLNDYYDKKIFESDPFAKLDQDGVGKLVKMAAELGKKTRPNIKMGICGEHGGDPSSIEFCHNTGLNYVSCSPFRVPIARLAAAHAQVKNPRK